In one Vicinamibacterales bacterium genomic region, the following are encoded:
- a CDS encoding TIGR04283 family arsenosugar biosynthesis glycosyltransferase, whose product MIPVRGDAVPLARLLAQLVPAPDVEVIVSSADDRATRAGSRPLREARPDVLWVEGPAGRGTQLNRGAASASGTWLWFVHADSGLPPGWLGAFRGLNAEAAVAGGSFRFRLDSDAWQARLLERGVALRVRLFDLPYGDQGIFARRAVFQSLGGFQPIPLMEDVEFIRRLKRRGRLAHLTLGLTTSARRWEARGWVRQSAANLVTLGLYGAGVSPERLARRYDPGTLFERGSSDADQADA is encoded by the coding sequence GTGATTCCGGTGCGCGGCGACGCCGTCCCGCTCGCGCGCCTCCTGGCGCAGCTGGTGCCGGCGCCCGACGTGGAGGTGATCGTGTCGTCGGCCGATGACCGGGCGACCCGTGCCGGCAGCCGTCCCCTCCGCGAAGCGCGGCCGGACGTCCTGTGGGTGGAGGGCCCCGCGGGCCGGGGGACGCAACTGAACCGGGGCGCGGCCTCCGCCTCGGGGACCTGGCTGTGGTTCGTGCACGCGGACAGCGGCCTGCCGCCGGGCTGGCTCGGAGCGTTCCGGGGCCTGAACGCGGAGGCCGCGGTGGCTGGCGGCAGCTTCCGTTTCCGGCTGGACTCCGACGCCTGGCAGGCGCGGCTCCTGGAGCGGGGCGTGGCGCTGCGGGTGCGGCTGTTCGATCTGCCGTACGGCGACCAGGGAATCTTTGCGCGCCGCGCGGTGTTCCAGTCCCTAGGTGGGTTCCAACCGATCCCGTTGATGGAAGACGTCGAGTTCATCCGGCGCCTGAAACGGCGGGGGCGCCTGGCACATCTCACCCTTGGGCTGACGACCTCGGCCCGGCGGTGGGAGGCGCGGGGCTGGGTGCGGCAGAGTGCGGCAAACCTGGTGACCCTCGGGCTCTACGGTGCCGGCGTCTCGCCGGAACGGCTGGCTCGCAGGTATGATCCTGGGACCCTTTTCGAACGAGGCTCATCAGATGCTGATCAAGCAGACGCCTGA
- a CDS encoding acyltransferase, producing MSRERLAFIDWLKAIGITLVVYGHVAGWTINEYFPPIFPKQLGVALFVFVAGYSLASERRPVGTVVVRRLFEIMFVGGLFAVLLSVIGLAVDGGARLSNFTPLVFGANVLVNNFPANPTTWYIGTYIHLIVAWALLFRHVTVTTPVLVGTLAVEIAVRAYAWDHLGGFQAYMILPNWFGCFLLGRAAGQAAMAGPATPVKGGALGWALVVLGLAWLVAQPALGIPLDMFGPFRPVTGGTSTGMRLVLSAAVSTLYLGTCWGLYHLTRRLGPSHAAEFLSAQTVFVFVAHMPVMYALDPLMADWSMVAQSAVRILVCYGVMAVASMYFRRLVPVTALRDRVLTWMGAAAA from the coding sequence GTGAGCCGGGAACGGCTGGCGTTCATCGACTGGCTCAAGGCCATCGGCATCACGCTGGTCGTCTACGGGCACGTGGCGGGGTGGACGATCAACGAGTACTTCCCGCCGATCTTTCCCAAGCAGCTGGGCGTGGCGCTGTTCGTGTTCGTGGCCGGCTACTCGCTGGCGTCGGAGCGCCGGCCCGTGGGCACCGTCGTGGTCCGCCGGCTGTTCGAGATCATGTTCGTTGGCGGGCTCTTCGCCGTGCTCCTGTCGGTCATCGGGCTCGCGGTGGACGGCGGCGCCAGGCTCAGCAACTTCACGCCGCTGGTCTTCGGCGCCAACGTGCTCGTGAACAACTTCCCGGCGAATCCCACCACCTGGTACATCGGCACCTACATCCACCTGATCGTGGCGTGGGCGCTGCTGTTCCGGCATGTGACGGTGACGACTCCCGTCCTCGTGGGCACGCTCGCCGTCGAGATCGCCGTGCGGGCCTACGCCTGGGACCACCTGGGAGGGTTCCAGGCGTACATGATCCTGCCGAACTGGTTCGGGTGCTTCCTGCTGGGCCGCGCGGCCGGGCAGGCGGCGATGGCCGGCCCGGCGACGCCCGTGAAGGGCGGCGCGCTCGGCTGGGCGCTCGTGGTGCTGGGCCTGGCGTGGCTCGTCGCCCAGCCCGCGCTGGGCATCCCGCTCGACATGTTCGGGCCGTTTCGGCCTGTCACCGGCGGGACGTCGACGGGCATGCGCCTGGTGCTGTCGGCGGCCGTGTCGACGCTCTACCTGGGCACGTGCTGGGGGCTCTACCACCTGACGCGGCGGCTCGGGCCGTCGCACGCGGCCGAGTTCCTGTCGGCCCAGACCGTCTTCGTGTTCGTCGCGCACATGCCCGTGATGTACGCGCTCGACCCGCTCATGGCCGACTGGTCGATGGTGGCGCAGTCGGCCGTGCGGATCCTCGTGTGCTACGGCGTGATGGCGGTGGCGTCGATGTACTTCCGCCGCCTGGTGCCGGTGACGGCGCTGCGCGACCGCGTGCTCACATGGATGGGAGCAGCGGCAGCGTAG
- a CDS encoding fatty acid--CoA ligase family protein translates to MVDVLIDAVGEAPERLAIAEGPRAHSGATLLQAVADARARLAAEGVGAGTVVSLEAEYGLQGVAWFIALTAECCLIVPLSRAARAHHASFLEIGEVEVRVTVGDGGVTVTRTGAAATHAHYQTLRERGVPGLVLFSSGSTGAPKGVVHDLERLLRKFRVRKRAFRTLVFLQLDHIGGVNTLFYTLSNGGACVVAAARTPDAVCEAIAAHRVELLPTSPTFLNLLMLSGAHRRHDLSSLQLVTYGTEPMPESTLALVHQELPGVKLQQTYGLSEVGILRSQSRGNDSLWVRVGGEGYETKIVDGRLWIRAESAMLGYLNAPSPFSPDGFLDTGDLVEQDGEWLRILGRKSDIINVGGAKVYPAEVESVLLTLDNVADAVVEGEANAITGQIVVATLRLKTPEPLPQLKARVRAACAAKLEGYKVPTRIKVTDDVLYSERFKRLR, encoded by the coding sequence ATGGTGGACGTGTTGATCGATGCCGTGGGCGAGGCGCCCGAGCGCCTGGCCATCGCCGAGGGGCCCCGGGCGCATTCGGGCGCCACGCTGCTGCAGGCGGTGGCCGACGCGCGGGCGCGCCTGGCCGCCGAGGGCGTGGGCGCCGGCACCGTGGTGTCGCTCGAGGCCGAGTACGGGCTGCAGGGCGTGGCCTGGTTCATCGCGCTGACGGCCGAGTGCTGTCTCATCGTGCCGCTGTCGCGCGCGGCCCGCGCCCACCACGCCTCGTTCCTGGAGATCGGCGAGGTGGAGGTCCGGGTGACCGTCGGCGACGGCGGCGTCACCGTGACCCGTACCGGGGCCGCGGCGACGCACGCGCACTACCAGACCCTTCGGGAGCGCGGTGTGCCCGGCCTGGTGCTCTTCTCGTCGGGGTCCACGGGGGCGCCGAAGGGCGTCGTCCACGACCTGGAGCGGCTGCTCCGCAAGTTCCGCGTGCGCAAGCGCGCCTTCCGGACGCTGGTGTTCCTGCAGCTCGATCACATCGGCGGCGTCAACACGCTCTTCTACACGCTGTCCAACGGCGGCGCCTGCGTGGTGGCCGCCGCCAGGACGCCGGACGCCGTCTGCGAGGCCATTGCCGCCCACCGGGTGGAGCTCCTGCCGACCTCGCCGACGTTCCTGAACCTGCTGATGCTCTCCGGGGCGCATCGCCGCCACGATCTGTCCTCGCTCCAACTGGTCACCTACGGCACCGAGCCGATGCCCGAGAGCACGCTGGCGCTCGTGCACCAGGAGCTGCCCGGCGTGAAGCTGCAGCAGACCTACGGACTGTCGGAGGTCGGGATCCTGCGGTCGCAGTCTCGGGGCAACGACTCGCTGTGGGTGCGCGTCGGCGGCGAGGGCTACGAGACCAAGATCGTGGACGGGCGGCTCTGGATTCGCGCCGAGTCCGCCATGCTCGGCTACCTGAACGCGCCGAGTCCGTTCTCGCCCGACGGCTTCCTCGACACGGGCGACCTCGTGGAGCAGGACGGGGAGTGGCTCCGGATCCTGGGCCGGAAGAGCGACATCATCAACGTGGGCGGCGCCAAGGTCTACCCGGCGGAGGTCGAGAGCGTGCTCCTCACGCTCGACAACGTGGCCGACGCGGTCGTGGAGGGAGAGGCCAACGCCATCACCGGGCAGATCGTCGTCGCCACGCTCCGGTTGAAGACGCCGGAACCGCTGCCCCAGCTCAAGGCGCGCGTGCGTGCGGCCTGTGCGGCGAAACTCGAGGGCTACAAGGTGCCGACCCGCATCAAGGTGACCGACGACGTGCTCTACTCGGAACGGTTCAAGCGCTTGCGATAA
- the msrP gene encoding protein-methionine-sulfoxide reductase catalytic subunit MsrP: MLIKQTPDLRESDVTPRELYLRRREFIGAAGVAAAALATGLGTPDAASAQNPSAQKLGDLKKSPFSVTDEKMNSYRDVTTYNNFYEFGLDKGDPSRNAHSLKPRPWSVKVEGECAKPGTYDIEDILKWFPLEERIYRMRCVEAWSMVVPWNGFPLADFVKRFEPTSKAKYVQFKTLVDLKQMPGQSEPVLQWPYTEGLRMDEALHPLAMLAVGLYGEVLPNQNGAPIRLVVPWKYGFKGIKSIVNVRFVEREPLNTWQQTRADEYGFYANVNPDVDHPRWTQKTERRIGEFFRRKTLPFNGYADQVASLYKGMDLRRYY, encoded by the coding sequence ATGCTGATCAAGCAGACGCCTGACCTGCGCGAATCGGACGTGACCCCGCGGGAGCTCTACCTCCGGCGGCGTGAGTTCATCGGCGCGGCCGGCGTCGCGGCCGCGGCGCTCGCCACAGGTCTCGGGACGCCGGACGCCGCATCGGCGCAGAATCCGTCGGCGCAGAAGCTCGGCGACCTCAAGAAGAGCCCGTTCAGCGTCACGGACGAGAAGATGAACTCGTACCGCGACGTCACGACCTACAACAACTTCTACGAGTTCGGTCTGGACAAGGGCGACCCGTCGCGCAACGCCCATTCGCTGAAGCCGCGCCCCTGGTCGGTGAAGGTCGAAGGGGAGTGTGCGAAGCCCGGCACGTACGACATCGAGGACATCCTGAAGTGGTTCCCGCTCGAGGAGCGGATCTACCGGATGCGCTGCGTCGAGGCGTGGTCGATGGTGGTGCCGTGGAACGGCTTTCCCCTCGCCGACTTCGTGAAGCGGTTCGAGCCGACCTCCAAGGCCAAGTACGTCCAGTTCAAGACGCTCGTGGACCTCAAACAGATGCCGGGCCAGAGCGAACCGGTGCTGCAGTGGCCCTACACCGAAGGCCTGCGCATGGACGAAGCGCTCCACCCGCTGGCGATGCTCGCGGTGGGCCTCTACGGCGAGGTGCTGCCCAACCAGAACGGTGCGCCGATCCGGCTCGTGGTGCCGTGGAAGTACGGCTTCAAGGGGATCAAGTCGATCGTCAACGTGCGCTTCGTCGAGCGGGAGCCGCTCAACACCTGGCAGCAGACGCGGGCCGACGAGTACGGGTTCTACGCCAACGTGAACCCGGACGTCGACCATCCCCGGTGGACCCAGAAGACCGAGCGCCGCATCGGCGAGTTCTTCCGCAGGAAGACGCTCCCGTTCAACGGGTACGCCGACCAGGTCGCGTCGCTCTACAAGGGCATGGACCTGCGTCGCTACTACTGA